GCAGGGCTGTGGCTGGCCGCTGTGGCTCTTCAGCGCGCGTTCGAGCAGGTCGGTGATGTGGCGCCGGTTCGCAAGGCCGGTCAGCGTGTCGTAACGCGCGAGTTGGTTGATCTCCCGCTCCGACCTTTTCTTGTCGGTCAGGTCGGTGCCGCTGCCGCGAAACCCCTGGAAATTGCCGAATTCATTGCTGATCGGCTGGCCCGAAATCGACCACCAGCGCTCCTCCCCCGGCACCGCGGCCTGCACGGTCAATTCCTTGAACGGCGTGCGCGACGACAGGCTGAACCCCAGCGTGCGCTCCTCGCTCTCGTCCTTTCCGACGCGCTTGCGGATGATGTCGGTAAAGGGATGGCCGAGAAGATGCGCGAGCGGCCGTTCGAGGCGTGCCGCGACGGTGGGCGAGATATAGACGAGCCGCCCTTCGCGATCGGTTTCCCAGAACCAGCCACGTCCCGCGCGCTCGAAATCGCGCATCAGGTTCAGCGCGCGCTGCTGGTCGCCGATCGCCAGACGCGCGGCGCGCGTCGCGCGGCGCTGATGGCGAACATCTTCGCGCATCATGACGATGAGCAGGCCGAGGAATATGAAACCCGCAACGCCGAACGGCCAGGACGCCACCCCGATCGCACCGCCAAGGGCTGTGGCCCCGGCAAAGGTGAAGAAGGCCGGCCGCACGATCGCCGCCGCTGACGCCGCGACGAGCAGCGTGCCGACATGAATCGCGGTGAAGGCATCGAAATAGCTGCCCTCGTCGGGCGCCGCGATCGCGGCGAACATCGCCGCCGCGTTGAACAGCGTGCCGAGCGCGATCAGCGCCATGCACAGCATCGCCATCGCCCGCACACGCTGGTGCGCGATCGGCCGCGGCCGGCGCATCGCCTGCCCGATCACCGTCAGCACGACGTCACACGGCAACCCGGCCGCCATCACCAGCCAGTGCGACGGGTGATCAAGAAAGCCGGCAAGACCGGGCAGGAAAGCAAAGGTCAGGAACGCCAGCACGCGGCCGATCAGCACATAATGCCACAGCTTTGCGACGCGCATGACGCCGGTAACGAACTCGGGCGAATCGAACAGCGACTCGCCCGTCGCCGGATCGCCCGCTCCCGGCCGGATGATGGTGCGCCGAACCGTCAATTTCCCGAAACTCTCCGCCTGTGTGATCGCGGTTCTCACTGGCCGGAAGAGGGTTGCCAAATCCTTACCGCAGCGCCCTGATTTCCGCCGATATTGTGCCAAAACGGAAGGGCTTGGGTTTCGGTTCGCAACTTGTTATGAATCAACCATGCCCGCCGTCCGCCTGTTTCCGCCCGACCGCTTTTTCGACCGCGCCGAATGGTCGGCGATCACACGCGCCTCCTCGTGGCGCGGCATCTGGCTCGTGGCGCACGCATGGATCGTCAGCATCGCGCTCGTCGGCCTCGCGGCCTGGTCGCAGAACCCTGCCGCATGGCTGCTCGCGATCGTCTTCGTCGGCGGGCGCCAGCTCGGTCTCGCGATCCTGATGCACGACGCGGCGCACGGCGCGCTGCATCCGAACCGCAAAATCAACAATTTCCTCGGCCAGTGGCTGACCGGCGCTGCGGTCGGGTCGGACCTGATCGCCTATCGCACCTATCACCTCCAGCATCACAAATTCACCCAGCAGCCCGAGGACCCCGACCTTTCGCTGTCGAAACCCTTCCCGACGACGCGCGCCAGCCTGCGCCGCAAGATGCTGCGCGACCTGACCGGGCAGACCTTCTTCAAACAGCGCATGGCGCAATTCGGCTTCGCCTTTGCCGGATTGAAAGCGATGCTCAGCGGCGAGGCCGCGCAAAAGAGCGGCGCGAGCACCAAGGCCGGAACGCCGTTCAACAAGCAGTCCGATGACGGCATGACGTCACCGACGATCGACGTCGCGGGCGCGATCGCCGTGGCCCGCGCGGTCGGCCGTTTCCTTGTCGTCCAGGCGGCGCTGCTCGCCCTGTCGCTCGCGCTCTACGGCTGGACGCCCTGGCTGCTCTGGCTGGCCGGGCTCGCGACGACTTTCCAGCTTTACCTCCGCGTCCGCAACATCGCCGAACATGCCTGCACGACGACGGGCAGCGAGGATCCCTTCACCCACGCCCGGACCACCCACGCGGGCTGGCTCGCACGCGCGACGGTCGCTCCATATTGGGTGAATTATCACGCCGAGCACCACCTGTTCATGGGTGTGCCCTGCTATCGCCTGCCCCAGGTCCACGCCGCACTCGGTCGCGCGGGCAAGCATGATTCGATGACGATCGCGCCCGATTACACCGCCGTGCTGCGGCAGGTGACGGCGAAAGGCTGAGCCAAAACCATCGTCATTGCGCGCGAAGCGAAGCAATGACGGAGCCGAAAATCGCCGAGGTCTATTCCGCGACGAACCGCGACCCTGCCCGGTCCTTCACCGTCTTTTCGGGGTCAAAGATCATCCCGTTCATCGCGACATAAACGCCGGGCGGCAGCGTCTGCACGGCAGCCAATGCAAATCCGACATTGAATTCGGCGTCGCTCGCGCGGACCGACGCAGGCTGCATCGCGCCGGTCATCACGATCGTCTTGCCCGCGATCCCGGCCAGCACGCGGCCGGTGACGACCATCGTGTCGGTGCCGTGCGTGACGAGGATGCGCGACGCATCGCTCGCGGCGACGGCAGCGCGGATCGCCTCGCGGTCGGCATCGTCAAGCTCGAGGCTGTCCTTGCGCATCAGCTGCGTGACACGGTGGGGCACATGGACATTATTCTCGCGCAACATGTCCGGGATCGCCGCGGGACCGATCTGGAACTCGCTCAGCGCATCGAAATACACCTTGTCGATCGTCCCGCCGGTCGTGAAAATATCGATCATGTCGGTCACGCGCACTCATCCTGCACGGGCGATGCCGGCGTGCCGTCGGGCGCCGCGAACGGCCGTTTGAAGGTGAAGGCCTCGGCGGTCGGGCCCAGCGCCTCGATCGTCGCGATCCGCGCCATGCCCTCGGCGACGGTCGGGCGATGGCCCACCGGAACCCACCAGAGCGCCTGATAGACGGCCATATGCTCGAACCACTCCTTGCGCCGCTTCATCACCGTCAGGTGATCGGGCGTGCGATAGACATAGGCCGCGAGCGCGTCGATATCGCGCCACACCGACATGTTCGCGATCAGGTGCGGATCGTCGGTCACGGGCACGTCGGTCGCATTATTGCCCTCGCCGGTGAGCCGCCAGACGAAGCCGTCGGCCGCCTCGGCGACCGCGTTCACATGGTCGAGCGCAT
This genomic interval from Sphingopyxis chilensis contains the following:
- a CDS encoding asparaginase domain-containing protein; translation: MIDIFTTGGTIDKVYFDALSEFQIGPAAIPDMLRENNVHVPHRVTQLMRKDSLELDDADREAIRAAVAASDASRILVTHGTDTMVVTGRVLAGIAGKTIVMTGAMQPASVRASDAEFNVGFALAAVQTLPPGVYVAMNGMIFDPEKTVKDRAGSRFVAE
- a CDS encoding DUF3291 domain-containing protein; the encoded protein is MTAEPAYELAQINIGRFRLPPEHVANRDFMDALDHVNAVAEAADGFVWRLTGEGNNATDVPVTDDPHLIANMSVWRDIDALAAYVYRTPDHLTVMKRRKEWFEHMAVYQALWWVPVGHRPTVAEGMARIATIEALGPTAEAFTFKRPFAAPDGTPASPVQDECA
- a CDS encoding fatty acid desaturase family protein; the protein is MPAVRLFPPDRFFDRAEWSAITRASSWRGIWLVAHAWIVSIALVGLAAWSQNPAAWLLAIVFVGGRQLGLAILMHDAAHGALHPNRKINNFLGQWLTGAAVGSDLIAYRTYHLQHHKFTQQPEDPDLSLSKPFPTTRASLRRKMLRDLTGQTFFKQRMAQFGFAFAGLKAMLSGEAAQKSGASTKAGTPFNKQSDDGMTSPTIDVAGAIAVARAVGRFLVVQAALLALSLALYGWTPWLLWLAGLATTFQLYLRVRNIAEHACTTTGSEDPFTHARTTHAGWLARATVAPYWVNYHAEHHLFMGVPCYRLPQVHAALGRAGKHDSMTIAPDYTAVLRQVTAKG